From one Cynocephalus volans isolate mCynVol1 chromosome X, mCynVol1.pri, whole genome shotgun sequence genomic stretch:
- the LOC134367266 gene encoding LOW QUALITY PROTEIN: transportin-3-like (The sequence of the model RefSeq protein was modified relative to this genomic sequence to represent the inferred CDS: substituted 2 bases at 2 genomic stop codons) has translation MEGAKPTLQLVYQAVQVLYHDPDPSGKERASFWLGELQRSVHAWEISDQLLQIRQDVESCDFAAQTMKMKIQASFYELPKDFHVSLRDSLLTHIQNLKDLSPVIVTQLALAIADLALRMPSWKGCVQTLVEKYSNDVTSLPFFLEILTALPEEVHSCSLRIGASRRTEIIEDLASYSSTVVSLLMTCVEKAGTDEKILMKVFRCLGSWFNSRVLDRNFMTNSNLLALLFEVLQQDKTSSNLHKAASDCVCSALYAIENVETNLPLAVQLFQGVLTLESAYHMAVACEDLDEVLNYCRIFTELCKTFLEKIVCTPGQGLEDLRTLELLLICAGHPQYELEPDHEGVPEETDDFGEFRMRVSDLVKNLIFLIGSMECFAQLYSTLKEGNPPWEVTEVVLFIMAAIAKSVDPENNPTLVEVLEGVVQFPETVHTAVRYTSIELVGEMSEVVDRNPQFLDPVLGYLMKGLREKPLASTAAKAIHNICSVCQDHMAQRFNGLLEIARSLDSFMLSPEAPVCLLKGTSLVLARLPLDKITECLSELCSVQVMALKKLLSQEPSNGISSDPNVFLDRLAVIFRHTNPIVENGQTRPCQKVIQEIXPVLSETLNKHQADNRIVEHCCRCLCFAVHGVGKGSVALLQPLVTQMVNVYHVHQHSCFLYLGSILIDEHGMEEGCWQELLDMLQSLCIPTFQLLEQQNGLQNHPDTIGDLFRLATRFIQRSPVTLLKSQVVIPILQWAIASTTLNHRDANCSVMRFLRDLIHTGVASDHEEDFELRKELIGQVMNQFGQQLVSQLLYTCCFCLPSYTLPDVAEVLWEIMQVDQPTFCXWLENSLKGLPKETTVGAVTVTHKQLTNFHKQVTSAEEYEQACWALRNFTRLFQ, from the exons atggAAGGGGCAAAGCCAACATTGCAGCTCGTGTACCAGGCAGTGCAGGTGCTTTATCACGACCCAGATCCCAGCGGAAAGGAACGCGCCTCGTTTTGGCTTGGGGAGCTGCAGCGTTCGGTTCATGCTTGGGAGATTTCAGACCAATTGTTACAGATCCGACAGGATGTGGAATCATGTGATTTTGCTGCCCAGACCATGAAAATGAAGATTCAGGCCTCATTTTATGAGCTCCCCAAAGACTTTCATGTCTCTTTACGGGACTCATTGCTAACCCATATCCAGAACTTGAAAGACTTGTCACCTGTTATTGTAACGCAGCTGGCTTTAGCAATAGCAGATCTTGCACTACGGATGCCTTCCTGGAAGGGCTGTGTACAAACATTGGTGGAAAAATATAGCAATGATGTaacttctctgcctttttttctgGAGATCCTCACAGCGTTACCTGAAGAAGTACATAGTTGTTCCTTAAGAATTGGAGCTAGCCGGCGCACAGAAATTATAGAAGATTTGGCCTCCTACTCTAGTACAGTAGTATCTCTGTTGATGACCTGTGTAGAAAAAGCAGGAACAGATGAAAAAATACTTATGAAGGTCTTTCGCTGTTTGGGAAGTTGGTTTAACTCGAGAGTTTTAGACAGGAACTTCATGACTAACAGTAACTTACTAGCACTCCTTTTTGAGGTTTTGCAACAGGATAAGACCTCATCCAACCTACATAAAGCTGCCTCAGACTGTGTGTGCTCAGCTCTCTATGCCATTGAGAATGTGGAGACTAACTTGCCATTAGCCGTGCAACTTTTTCAGGGAGTCCTGACATTGGAGTCTGCCTATCATATGGCTGTGGCATGTGAAGATTTAGACGAAGTTCTGAATTACTGCCGTATTTTCACTGAACTCTGTAAaacttttcttgaaaaaattGTTTGTACTCCAGGCCAAGGTCTTGAGGACCTACGAACTCTGGAACTGCTTCTTATCTGTGCAGGACATCCTCAGTATGAG CTGGAACCAGACCATGAAGGTGTTCCTGAGGAGACTGATGACTTTGGGGAGTTTCGGATGAGGGTATCAGACCTGGTGAAGAACTTGATTTTCTTGATTGGGTCTATGGAGTGTTTTGCTCAGTTGTATTCTACTCTGAAAGAAGGCAACCCACCCTGGGAGGTGACAGAAGTGGTTCTCTTTATCATGGCTGCTATAGCAAAGAGTGTTGATCCGGAGAACAATCCAACACTTGTAGAGGTCCTGGAAGGAGTTGTCCAGTTCCCAGAGACTGTACATACAGCTGTGCGATACACCAGCATTGAATTGGTTGGAGAGATGAGTGAAGTGGTTGACCGAAATCCTCAGTTCCTTGATCCTGTATTGGGCTATTTGATGAAAGGCCTGCGTGAAAAGCCCCTAGCTTCTACTGCAGCCAAAGCCATTCATAACATTTGCTCTGTCTGCCAAGATCACATGGCTCAGCGTTTTAATGGACTCCTGGAGATTGCCCGTTCCCTTGATTCCTTCATGTTGTCTCCAGAAGCTCCTGTGTGCTTGCTTAAAGGGACGTCACTTGTCCTAGCCAGGTTACCTTTGGATAAGATTACTGAATGTCTTAGTGAGCTATGTTCTGTTCAGGTAATGGCATTGAAAAAGCTGTTGTCTCAGGAGCCTAGCAATGGCATATCCTCAGATCCCAATGTGTTCTTAGATCGCCTTGCAGTGATATTTAGACACACTAATCCCATTGTGGAAAATGGACAGACTCGTCCATGCCAAAAAGTCATACAGGAAATATAGCCAGTTTTATCCGAGACTCTAAATAAGCACCAGGCTGATAATCGGATTGTAGAGCATTGTTGCAGGTGCCTGTGCTTTGCTGTTCACGGTGTAGGCAAAGGATCTGTGGCCCTGCTGCAGCCTCTAGTCACACAGATGGTGAATGTGTACCATGTACATCAGCATTCCTGTTTCCTGTACCTTGGCAGTATCCTCATAGATGAACATGGCATGGAAGAAGGCTGTTGGCAGGAACTACTAGACATGCTGCAGTCACTGTGCATCCCCACCTTTCAACTCCTAGAACAGCAGAATGGTCTCCAGAATCACCCTGACACTATAGGTGACCTGTTCAGGTTAGCCACCAGGTTTATTCAGCGTAGCCCTGTCACCTTGCTGAAGAGCCAAGTAGTCATCCCTATCTTACAGTGGGCTATTGCCTCTACTACGTTGAACCACCGGGATGCCAACTGTAGTGTCATGAGATTCCTACGAGACCTCATCCATACAGGGGTAGCCAGTGATCATGAAGAAGATTTTGAACTACGGAAAGAACTGATTGGACAGGTGATGAACCAGTTTGGACAGCAACTTGTAAGCCAGCTGCTCTACACATGCTGCTTTTGTCTCCCCTCCTATACTCTACCAGATGTGGCTGAAGTGCTCTGGGAGATCATGCAGGTTGACCAACCGACTTTTTGTTGATGGTTAGAGAATTCCTTGAAAGGTTTGCCAAAGGAGACAACCGTGGGAGCGGTCACAGTGACACACAAACAACTTACAAACTTCCACAAGCAAGTCACTAGTGCTGAGGAATATGAGCAAGCTTGCTGGGCCTTACGAAATTTCACCAGGTTGTTTCAATAG